In Rissa tridactyla isolate bRisTri1 chromosome 5, bRisTri1.patW.cur.20221130, whole genome shotgun sequence, the sequence CATCAAGACAAACTCATTCCTGGCACCACTGCAAAAAAGATCTAGGAAAAAGATGACGTGGAGCAAACCTGGCACACTGGAGGGCTTGGCTGATTGCTGCTAACTGGATGCAGGTATGTGAAGAGGCCAGACAAGcccctgcttctcctgcctgtgGACTAGCAAGGAGCTCTGGTGAGAAGGTGTCCCGCAGGGTGATGCCGGTGTCCATTCCTCTTGAGCACTAACGCAGCGGGGGATTGCGGTGTACACCTCCTCAACAGCAGATCCTTGAAACTCAGTCACTCTGCATGTTCTTGAGCCACTGACTGAAATGCTGGTTTCTGTGATAGTTAGTGGGAAACCAACCTCACTGTCAGTGCCACAACAATGTTTGATCCCAACTTGAAGGTCAGACCTGGTGAGGGAGAGGGGGTGCTTTTGAGGAAGCAACGTGGAAAGTGAGTAGCTTCAGGGCTTTTGTTTGGAAGGTCTTCAGCCCCTTAGCACCCTGAGGTTCTTCACTGGTATGCAGATGAAATGCAATCTGGCCAGACTCTCCCTGGAGTCACCTCACAGGCATTCCCAGACATCCCAGTGGTTATTCTAGCATTGTTCTTCTTGCTGCTCCCTAGGACAAAGAGCCAAAATTCCCACTTGCGTTGATCTTTTGGCCACTGCCCAGTCAGTGCAAACTCCACTTTGCAACATTTTTTACTCTTTGCTATGGATCATGGTGAAAAAGTGTCCATGAAAGGGAGAGCCAGATCCACTTTCCCCACCTTTTAAAGCTGAATGCTGGTTTTTGATGCCTGCACCATTCTCAGTGACTGTGCATATAGGATGCGGTTATTATTCTGCCAGGGCATATGCATTTGCGTGATCTTAAGCCTTTTCCCTTCTTGTGGCTGCTTTCATGCTCAGAGTTAGCTGCTGAATATTTTCTTAAGCTAGGCCTGTGTTATCTCTGTCCCTGGAATATGTGATGCCACGTGGGATGGCTGTGGCTGCTGTTTGAAATGGCTGTACTGAAGGCTAATGCTCTCCCCGTTGTAATCTAGTGGTAATGCTGATATGTGCTCACTGCAACTCCTGAGTGAGGCTCGGATGCCATTTTTTATGTAGACCCAGGACCAAGAGAGTGCACCGAAGCATCATTCATTTGGGAATGGGGTAGCACAATTGCCCATTGTTGGGGCAAATTGCTAGTGCTTCAGTTTGCATAAACATCCCACAGGTTTGGAGGCTTCCCCAAACCTTGATTACACTGACTTTGGGAAGTAAGAGGGCTCTTGGAAAGGGAAATTAGCTTGGATTTCCAAGTTCTTTTCTTGCTGTAGCCAGCTTGAGTATATGGTAAGAATAGGGGGATGAAGTTTGAGGTGGATAGGTATTTCGGCTCCCAGGATCGGCCACAACCCAGGAGAGAAGTGGAAGTACAGAAGGAAaccacaagaaaatgaaaacgCAGCATATGTCAAGCTCTGCTGAGCCTACAAAGAGGCTCCTGCTGGGCAATCATTCCTTGTTGGCTTATGTTACCAGGACAAGCTCATCCTGCTCCTCAAGGATGTCCTAACCTCTTGCAACCATGGTAGACGTGGGCTGGCAAGAGGGAGTCATCTGGTAGAGATATGTCTggtttcactgaaatcagtggccaACATCCCACTGACTTCACTAAGACCACCGTCTAGACAGGATACTTGATACAGAACAGTGAGTTTGCTCATGATCCCGAGAGCTTTGCTCCATTAGCCAATGTGGCTaaaaatgctctgaaaaaaaccccacctgccACTTTGAACTGGTTTGCTGCACGTAAATGCTTGGAAAACCAAAGAAACCAAATACAGCCctccaaaacaaccaaccaacaaggGGTGAATTGTAGGAGAGGAGATGGCGGCCTCTAGCAAAGTAACAGTCACGGCAGATTACAAAAGAGCCAATTGACCCTCACCAGCTTgactaggaaaaaacccaaaagagatGTCGCATTATTGATAGAAAAACAACGCACATCCACAGTTATTTTACCTACAGAGCACAGAAGTATAGAGTAAGGGTGGTGAAGCTTGGTGTGAGCAGATTCACACCGCTCCTACGGTAGCGTATTATCCTTCGGAAGATCACTGGCTTGAGTAGGTAGTACATGCACAGCAATAAAAAACTTATGTTGTATTCTCTTGGTCCCACCTCAGATCTCGGTGGACTCTATTCGCTCGAGTCTGGAGGGAGTCCACGGTTTTTTCTCCTCAGTGTGTGGGGGGCTGGTGGCCTTCGTGTTCATCTCATTCACCTTGTGCTCCAGAAGCTGGTTCTTCTGGTACATCTCCACATAGTTCAGTTGCAGCTGCTTCTGGTACTTGAtaactttctccttctcttcttgcCACGTGCGCCGCTCCTCCTCAAAGTCCATCACCTgctgctcccgctgctgccgTTCCAGCTTCAGCTCGGTCTGGAGCCGCTCTACCTCTTTCCGCAGTGTGTTGACACTGTCCTCGCTCTGCCGCTGCATCTTGGCTTCATCACTCTCGCAGGCCAACGGGTCCCGTAGCTTCTCACCAAGGTCCCCACCAAAAGGCCCTGGAGGTCCCATGCTGGCAAGTGTCCGCTTCAGGCCGGAGACCTCCTGCTCACAGTGGTTCAGTTTTTCCCTCAGCACCTGGACCTCACTCATCTTCCGCTGTAGCTCGCTCTCGCAGATCTCCAAGTTGACACTCTTGGAGCTGTAGGAGTCCTTCAGGGTGAGGATCTGCTCCTCCTTCTCCCGTAGGAAGTTCTTACCTTCCTTGAGCTGTGTCCGCAGTCCCACAATCTCATTCAGCTTCTGGGAGACATCTGCTTGGGagtccttcagctgctgcttgagcagggagATCTCCCCTGCCTTCTGACACACCTGCAAGGAGAGCATCCGTGAGGCAGGAGGAACGCAGTGAGGAGCCACCACTGCTGCTTGTTGCCTGCACAGCCCATTAATGTCTCCATGGACTCCTGTTGGCAGCAGGCTCAGGTAATGGAGGGGACAGACAGCAACATTGCTCAAGGAATGAGCTCCAGCCTTCACCAGGACCCAGACCATGCCAAAGACCTAGAGGTTGTGCCCACATTTGTGGGCGAGATTTGGTGTTTTTTCTAGGCTCCAAGGGACCTGGTGCTGTTCCCAGCTGGAGCTGACCAAACAGCTAAGCTCAGTGCTGTGGTTCTCCCCAGTGGTGAGCAGACACTGCTTCCCTCCCTGTGTTCATCTTACTTACCTAACCACAAGCCTGTGGTGCTTGACGCCAAACCCTCTGCTCTCAGGAGGAGTTTTCCCACTGACCTCAAAGGGATCTGGACCTTGAACAAGCCTGAGACAGAAATATCTCAGACCCAGATACTACCCAGGCTCTCCCCAAGCACTGCGGGGGTAGGACAGGATGCAGAGACAGTAGATATTACTTACTTGTCTTATGATGCTTTCCTTCCCAAAGACTCCTGAAGAACCCAGTTGACTAAATTTTAGGGTTCACCTCACTGGGGACAGTCCAGGGACTGATAGCTATTTAATTCTTTTGGGGCAGGGCATGAAGAGTGGCAGCCTCTCTGCCAAAAATCAAGGAGAGAGCTGCAACCCACCCTTGCTGAAATGTGACTGTCCTTGGGCACCAGAGCTTCAGGTTTCATCCTGAGTGACTCAGGTCTCACTCGTGTGGTAGGGTACACAAGCCCCATGGAAATACCCTTGATGGAATGTGTATTTGCATTACGTAGATGTCACAATTCAGTATGACACTCCTCTGCACCTGCATAGTCCACCAAAGGTGATAGTTGCATGAATAGTTGGGGGTACTGGAAGTGAACCATAACAATGACCAAACCCTCATTTTCCCATGAACTGCATAGTTTTCAGGGCTCTGCACTGGCAGATCTGACCTGTCTACTGTGGATGATTGCAGAGGCACACAGACCCTACCTATGCTGGCAGGAGTCTGGGCTGGGGAGAGTCACCAAGGAACCATCAGTGATCAGAGAGGATAggcataattaaaaataaatttggtaGCCACCTGTAGACCAGGGTGTCCTATCCTCCTGAAGCTCCTGTCTCTTGTCACACACGAAATGCTTGTCCTTTCCTCCCTTCTGTTTTGCCTGCACTGTCCCTTGCTGCTCTGCTCCAGTTGGATCCATGCTCCTCACACAAACTCTTCTCTCCACTGCCTTCATTACAACCTCCACCTTTCTCTGCTATAGAGGACTTTCCCGGTGCATAATGTTGAACCAGATCTTGAAGCTCAGATATCAGGAGAGTCCAGAGCTCACTACAAATGGCTGAAGAGCTAGGAGATGTACCCAGTCACTTCCTACTGATAGCAGCTTTCCCCAGAGCTGACAACTGTGGTGGTTCCCCGTGCAGACCTAACTCTGTGAGTACCCACTTCCACACCAGCACTTGTCTGCAGCAGATGCAGAACTGTGTCACACTGGTTTAGCTGTAGTTAGAGGGGTGTAGTTACTGCCTAGCTAAAGAACTGCACAATTTACTGAAAGTGCTCTCCGTGGGCTAGCTCTTcccaaaaggcagagaaatacaTGATGAAGAACAGCTTGGATAGGAATCAActtacagattaaaatatttaaatttaggcCTCTATTTGGGTGCTGTGGAGATCTGGGAAATACAGTCCATGGAGCCTGGAGAGCAAGTCAAAAAGTCAACAAGTGTAGGTGTCTACAAATTTTAGGTATCTTGATCCACAAGGTGAATCCCTGTGTTTACATTGATATCACTGTGTTTAGCTGTTGCAAACAGAACTATAGCAGTAAGCAAATAATCAAAAGCCCATCTGCAATTTTACTGCTGCAAAATCAGGGAACTTTCCAGACCTAACTTGttagaagaaacaaaagacctgggcagagcagctggCCAAAGGAGGCATCATGTGGGGCAATGCAGCCTGCTTGTTCTGGGATGCAACATGCAGAGATTTTACAGCAAGCCTGTAGTAAGCTCTGCTGAACATCTGCAAATAGCACATTTCAGATCTTAATTAATCCCAGCTTCATTGACTTTTCACCAGGATTAGCAGAATAGGGTCTTCTTGATTCTAGAGCTACGTGTTGCCTCTGCGCTCTTAATACATTTAAAGTTTCTAGCCAGTCCATGGAAGGATTAAAATTCTTCACATgatcaagctgaaaaaaaatatgttagtaCTGGCTATACAAACAGACTTTGATAAAATGTTCTAAAAAtagaaacagtaggaaaaaaatatgtaagacTCAAAAGGAGAACTAGAAAGATGAATTTGCCTTTCAGCCTTTTAAGAGAGATAAACTTATTAGCAACTGAAAACAGTGTGTTACAATGGAAAGCATGAGGTAGACTTGGCTATCGGTATAATTCTTAGCTCACTTGCTTTAtatcttaaataaaaaagaaaatcaaatatttgaaaagcagTTTCAAGGTTTGCCCAAACGCAAATGTTagaagaatttaattaaaatagacTTAAACCCATTTTTGGTAGGCACAAATACCTGTACAGAAAGACCTGTATTCACTGAAACTGGATTCAAATGTCACACGTTGGAGTGACCTGACTGGGAAGCCAAATTATTAACTAGCATAGGAGGTATGCACAAAAATTTGcaaatttaatgttttaagtTTAATTCAAAACTACAGGCTTGGGACTCAGACAAATGAAGATGTGACTGAAGTGTCATCTGTTACCTGGAGGCCACTAACCCGTAGACATTGTCTGTGGGGTCCACTTACaacaaatgaaatgtattttgggCTATCAGAGCCCACAATGAAAACCTCACTCAAGGTCTGTTACAACAAGGCTCTTACCTCCCACTTGGTCTCTTCAATCTTTGGGAGAAACTCAGCCTGTTCCTTCTTGAAAGCCACAAatttcttctccagctcctctcGTTGCTGGAGGAGTTGTCCCATATCAtcttggagtttttttttctcttgctggagTTTGAAGATTTGGAGCTGCAAGGCCTGCTGAGCCCGCTGTGCCTTTTTGGACACCTGTTGCAATTTGTTGGCATAGTTTTGCCTCAAGTCCTCCATTTCCCTCTCCCAGATCTTCTGCTTCTCCTCGAATACTTGGAAGATGGCTGCCTCGCTTTTGTCCAAGTTCCTTCGCATCTGGAGgacctcctgctccttctcccacagGCGGTCTTCCAGGTCTTGGATGATGTCGTCTGTTGAAGGCGAGTGGAAAGGCATCGTTTCGTTGAGATGGTTCAGTCTGTTGAACGAAGAGGTGCTCTTGCTTGAAGACCGCCCGCTGTCTGAGGTAGATATCCCGTTGTATCCCACGATGTTCTTGTCCACGTAGGTTGTACCAATGCGGTTGATGTGGCTCGTGGAGGCACTCATTGGACCCACGTGCTGGCTGTAGCCTGTCCCGTACGTGGGCAGGCTTGTTAATGAGTTACGGCCTGAATCCGAAAGACCCCCCACTTGATTTGTAGTCCTGTTAAGGCTGCTCTTGTCGAGTCCACTTTTGGGTGCGGACGGGCTATTGCTGTTGGCATGGTTCAAGCTCTTTCTGTTCTCTGTCACCCCGTTGCTCTGCGGCGGGCAGAGGTTCTGCATGGAATGGAAGTTTTTAGGAACTACTGGTTTAAAGGCTGAGGGTCTAACTAAGGGCTCATtgctctgcaaaaggaaaaaggaccACGCATCAAACATAGCAGGAAGCTTGGTAACAACACACAAAAGAGACACATGAGCACAGGCTGGGGCTGATGGAGCTAAGATGACTTGGGCTAGCTCCATATTTCTCAGCTTTATTACGCTCTGGGCCACTTGGGATTTAACACGAGGGACCTGTGATCACTCATAGGGCAATACTTTGTCTTTCTTCaccccaactgaaaaaaaataaaacttgtctCACCCCAAATCTGCTTGATTTTTCCCTAGAATACTCCTTGGTTCCTGTTAGTGTTCTTTGCAAGAAGGAGGGCTGCCACCTGCCTACTAGACTTGATCAAAACAATTCTTTGATTTTGGCAGATTATATTTTGAAGGACTTCTAGTGTTGAGGGTGCATTTCCCTTTTGCTGAAAACAGAATTGTACCCTTGGATTTGCAGCCATTCTGCCCCCGGAGCATCACATTTGCCCCCTGCCGTCAGTGATCACTTCCCTGTGTGGACATCATGTCCTGGTCATGCTCAGACAGGAATAAGTAGGAGCTGTGACCCCAGCAGCAACACCAGCCAAGGAACATGGTGAAGCTGCTCTGCATTTGAATGTTTGTGTTTCCTGTGGCTCTAAGCagtgctgggaggag encodes:
- the LZTS3 gene encoding leucine zipper putative tumor suppressor 3 isoform X1, which encodes MATLETLPILSDSTYPIPENFRSFARRPPQPISQNTMGSVGSGVANDQEFAMKSVGTRTQSSGRQMEGSRNGYSTREISNRYSGEEKTYKSEKVSNSLYINGDLRKNEKVKMDICGNVTTNNEKNMPPPPQYREPSNPPKILPISGKLDQSNEPLVRPSAFKPVVPKNFHSMQNLCPPQSNGVTENRKSLNHANSNSPSAPKSGLDKSSLNRTTNQVGGLSDSGRNSLTSLPTYGTGYSQHVGPMSASTSHINRIGTTYVDKNIVGYNGISTSDSGRSSSKSTSSFNRLNHLNETMPFHSPSTDDIIQDLEDRLWEKEQEVLQMRRNLDKSEAAIFQVFEEKQKIWEREMEDLRQNYANKLQQVSKKAQRAQQALQLQIFKLQQEKKKLQDDMGQLLQQREELEKKFVAFKKEQAEFLPKIEETKWEVCQKAGEISLLKQQLKDSQADVSQKLNEIVGLRTQLKEGKNFLREKEEQILTLKDSYSSKSVNLEICESELQRKMSEVQVLREKLNHCEQEVSGLKRTLASMGPPGPFGGDLGEKLRDPLACESDEAKMQRQSEDSVNTLRKEVERLQTELKLERQQREQQVMDFEEERRTWQEEKEKVIKYQKQLQLNYVEMYQKNQLLEHKVNEMNTKATSPPHTEEKKPWTPSRLERIESTEI
- the LZTS3 gene encoding leucine zipper putative tumor suppressor 3 isoform X2, with protein sequence MATLETLPILSDSTYPIPENFRSFARRPPQPISQNTMGSVGSGVANDQEFAMKSVGTRTQSSGRQMEGSRNGYSTREISNRYSGEEKTYKSEKVSNSLYINGDLRKNEKVKMDICGNVTTNNEKNMPPPPQYREPSNPPKILPISGKLDQNLCPPQSNGVTENRKSLNHANSNSPSAPKSGLDKSSLNRTTNQVGGLSDSGRNSLTSLPTYGTGYSQHVGPMSASTSHINRIGTTYVDKNIVGYNGISTSDSGRSSSKSTSSFNRLNHLNETMPFHSPSTDDIIQDLEDRLWEKEQEVLQMRRNLDKSEAAIFQVFEEKQKIWEREMEDLRQNYANKLQQVSKKAQRAQQALQLQIFKLQQEKKKLQDDMGQLLQQREELEKKFVAFKKEQAEFLPKIEETKWEVCQKAGEISLLKQQLKDSQADVSQKLNEIVGLRTQLKEGKNFLREKEEQILTLKDSYSSKSVNLEICESELQRKMSEVQVLREKLNHCEQEVSGLKRTLASMGPPGPFGGDLGEKLRDPLACESDEAKMQRQSEDSVNTLRKEVERLQTELKLERQQREQQVMDFEEERRTWQEEKEKVIKYQKQLQLNYVEMYQKNQLLEHKVNEMNTKATSPPHTEEKKPWTPSRLERIESTEI